Proteins co-encoded in one Bacillus paramycoides genomic window:
- the thrS gene encoding threonine--tRNA ligase, protein MADVVKITFPDGAVKEFPKGVTTEEIAASISSGLKKKAVAGKLNDEMIDLVTPIEEDGAVSIITLDSEDGLYILRHSTAHLLAQALKRLYKDVKVELGIGPVIENGFYYDIDMEEAITVEDFKKIEKEMQKIVNENLEIVRHEVPRAEAIRRFEEIGDELKLDLINDLPEDAVISIYEQGEFFDLCRGVHLPSTGKIKVFKLLSVAGAYWRGDSNNKMLQRIYGTAFVKKAELDEYLRMLEEAKERDHRKLGKELKLFTNSQKVGQGLPLWLPKGATIRRIIERYIVDKEASLGYDHVYTPVLGSRELYETSGHWNHYRDGMFPSMEMDNEELVLRPMNCPHHMMVYKNDIHSYRELPIRIAELGTMHRYEMSGALSGLQRVRGMTLNDAHIFVRPDQIKEELKRVVNLTLEVYKDFGLENYSFRLSYRDPADTKKYYADDEMWEKAQGMLKEAMDEMGLDYYEAEGEAAFYGPKLDVQVRTALGKDETLSTVQLDFLLPERFELSYVGEDGKQHRPVVIHRGVVSTMERFVAFLIEEYKGAFPTWLAPVQVQVIPVSPQVHLDYAKKVQDELRRAGIRVELDTREEKIGYKIREAQMQKIPYMLVVGDNEVTENGVNVRKYGEQKSETIALDAFVDMIKVEGKR, encoded by the coding sequence ATGGCAGATGTAGTTAAAATTACTTTCCCTGATGGAGCTGTGAAGGAGTTTCCAAAAGGCGTAACAACTGAAGAAATCGCAGCTTCTATTAGCTCAGGCTTAAAGAAAAAAGCTGTGGCTGGAAAATTAAACGATGAGATGATCGATCTTGTTACACCAATCGAAGAAGATGGTGCAGTTTCTATCATTACATTAGATTCTGAAGATGGCTTATATATTTTACGCCACTCAACAGCCCACCTTTTAGCACAAGCGTTAAAACGTTTATATAAAGATGTTAAGGTTGAGCTTGGCATTGGTCCAGTAATTGAAAATGGCTTCTACTACGATATTGATATGGAAGAAGCAATTACAGTTGAAGACTTCAAGAAAATCGAAAAAGAAATGCAAAAAATTGTGAACGAGAACTTAGAAATCGTTCGTCATGAAGTACCACGTGCAGAAGCAATTCGTCGTTTTGAAGAAATCGGCGATGAGTTAAAATTAGATTTAATTAACGATCTTCCAGAAGATGCTGTTATTTCAATCTATGAGCAAGGCGAATTCTTCGACCTTTGCCGTGGTGTTCACCTTCCATCTACAGGGAAAATTAAAGTATTTAAATTATTAAGCGTTGCGGGTGCTTACTGGCGCGGCGATAGCAATAATAAAATGCTACAACGTATTTACGGTACTGCATTCGTTAAGAAAGCAGAATTAGATGAGTACTTACGTATGCTTGAAGAAGCGAAAGAGCGCGATCACCGTAAATTAGGTAAAGAATTAAAATTATTTACTAATAGCCAAAAAGTAGGACAAGGTTTACCACTTTGGTTACCAAAGGGTGCAACAATCCGCCGCATTATCGAGCGTTATATCGTTGATAAAGAAGCAAGCTTAGGCTATGATCACGTATACACTCCAGTACTAGGAAGCAGAGAGCTTTATGAAACTTCTGGACACTGGAACCACTACCGTGATGGTATGTTCCCATCAATGGAAATGGATAATGAAGAGTTAGTTCTTCGTCCAATGAACTGCCCTCACCACATGATGGTTTATAAAAACGATATTCACAGCTATCGTGAATTACCAATCCGTATTGCGGAACTTGGAACAATGCACCGTTATGAAATGTCAGGCGCGTTATCTGGCTTACAACGTGTACGCGGAATGACTTTAAACGATGCGCACATTTTCGTTCGCCCAGATCAAATTAAAGAAGAGTTAAAACGTGTTGTAAACTTAACTCTAGAAGTGTACAAAGATTTCGGTTTAGAGAACTATTCATTCCGTCTATCTTATCGTGACCCAGCAGATACTAAAAAGTATTATGCTGATGATGAGATGTGGGAAAAAGCACAAGGTATGTTAAAAGAAGCTATGGATGAAATGGGTCTTGATTACTATGAAGCTGAAGGTGAAGCGGCATTCTATGGTCCAAAACTTGACGTTCAAGTTCGTACTGCTCTTGGAAAAGACGAAACACTTTCAACTGTACAATTAGACTTCTTACTTCCAGAACGCTTTGAATTATCTTACGTTGGTGAAGATGGTAAACAACATCGTCCAGTTGTAATTCACCGTGGTGTTGTATCAACTATGGAACGTTTCGTAGCCTTCTTAATTGAAGAATACAAAGGTGCATTCCCAACTTGGTTAGCTCCAGTTCAAGTACAAGTAATTCCAGTTTCTCCGCAAGTACATTTAGACTATGCGAAGAAAGTACAAGACGAATTACGCCGTGCTGGTATTCGTGTTGAATTAGATACTCGTGAGGAGAAAATTGGTTACAAAATCCGTGAAG